Proteins encoded together in one Staphylococcus aureus window:
- the hysA gene encoding hyaluronate lyase HysA, with protein MTYRIKKWQKLSTITLLMAGVITLNGGEFRSVDKHQIAVADTNVQTPDYEKLRNTWLDVNYGYDKYDENNPDMKKKFDATEKEATNLLKEMKTESGRKYLWSGAETLETNSSHMTRTYRNIEKIAEAMRNPKTTLNTDENKKKVKDALEWLHKNAYGKEPDKKVKELSENFTKTTGKNTNLNWWDYEIGTPKSLTNTLILLNDQFSNEEKKKFTAPIKTFAPDSDKILSSVGKAELAKGGNLVDISKVKLLECIIEEDKDMMKKSIDSFNKVFTYVQDSATGKERNGFYKDGSYIDHQDVPYTGAYGVVLLEGISQMMPMIKETPFNDKTQNDTTLKSWIDDGFMPLIYKGEMMDLSRGRAISRENETSHSASATVMKSLLRLSDAMDDSTKAKYKKIVKSSVESDSSYKQNDYLNSYSDIDKMKSLMTDNSISKNGLTQQLKIYNDMDRVTYHNKDLDFAFGLSMTSKNVARYESINGENLKGWHTGAGMSYLYNSDVKHYHDNFWVTADMKRLSGTTTLDNEILKDTDDKKSSKTFVGGTKVDDQHASIGMDFENQDKTLTAKKSYFILNDKIVFLGTGIKSTDSSKNPVTTIENRKANGYTLYTDDKQTTNSDNQENNSVFLESTDTKKNIGYHFLNKPKITVKKESHTGKWKEINKSQKDTQKTDEYYEVTQKHSNSDNKYGYVLYPGLSKDVFKTKKDEVTVVKQEDDFHVVKDNESVWAGVNYSNSTQTFDINNTKVEVKAKGMFILKKKDDNTYECSFYNPESTNSASDIESKISMTGYSITNKNTSTSNESGVHFELTK; from the coding sequence ATGACATATAGAATAAAGAAATGGCAAAAATTATCCACCATTACGTTATTAATGGCTGGTGTGATTACTTTGAATGGTGGTGAATTCAGAAGTGTTGATAAACATCAAATCGCTGTGGCTGATACGAATGTTCAAACGCCAGATTATGAAAAATTGAGGAACACATGGCTGGACGTTAACTATGGTTATGATAAGTATGATGAGAATAATCCAGATATGAAGAAGAAGTTTGATGCTACAGAGAAAGAGGCGACGAATTTACTCAAGGAAATGAAAACTGAAAGTGGTAGGAAATACTTGTGGTCAGGAGCGGAAACCCTTGAAACTAATTCTTCTCATATGACTCGTACCTATCGTAATATTGAGAAAATCGCAGAAGCGATGAGGAATCCTAAAACCACTTTAAATACTGACGAAAATAAGAAGAAAGTGAAAGATGCCCTTGAGTGGCTGCATAAAAATGCATATGGAAAAGAACCAGATAAAAAAGTAAAAGAATTAAGTGAGAATTTTACTAAAACAACTGGCAAGAATACCAACTTAAATTGGTGGGATTATGAAATTGGAACACCTAAATCATTAACAAATACGCTTATATTGCTGAATGATCAATTTTCAAATGAAGAAAAGAAAAAATTCACTGCCCCTATTAAAACTTTCGCCCCAGATAGTGACAAAATATTATCTTCTGTAGGAAAAGCTGAACTTGCTAAAGGCGGAAATCTAGTAGACATTTCTAAGGTGAAACTTTTAGAATGTATTATCGAAGAAGATAAAGATATGATGAAAAAGTCTATAGATTCATTTAATAAAGTCTTCACTTACGTTCAAGATTCTGCCACTGGTAAAGAACGTAATGGATTTTATAAAGATGGCTCTTACATTGATCATCAAGACGTTCCATACACTGGTGCTTATGGCGTTGTACTCTTAGAGGGGATTTCTCAAATGATGCCGATGATAAAAGAAACACCTTTTAATGATAAAACCCAAAATGATACAACCTTAAAGTCATGGATTGACGACGGATTTATGCCACTCATTTATAAAGGTGAAATGATGGATTTATCACGAGGTAGAGCTATCAGTCGTGAAAATGAAACCAGTCACTCAGCATCTGCAACAGTAATGAAATCATTGTTGAGATTAAGTGATGCCATGGATGATTCAACAAAAGCTAAGTATAAAAAGATTGTCAAATCTTCAGTAGAGTCAGATTCAAGTTATAAACAAAATGATTATTTAAATTCATATTCGGACATAGATAAAATGAAGTCTTTAATGACAGATAACAGTATTTCTAAAAACGGATTAACACAACAACTTAAAATATATAATGACATGGATCGTGTCACCTATCATAACAAAGACTTAGACTTTGCATTTGGTTTAAGTATGACGTCGAAAAACGTAGCACGCTATGAAAGTATCAACGGAGAGAATTTAAAAGGTTGGCACACTGGTGCTGGAATGTCTTATTTATATAACAGCGATGTCAAACACTATCATGATAACTTCTGGGTGACAGCCGATATGAAACGTTTATCAGGTACAACAACTTTAGACAATGAAATATTAAAAGATACGGATGATAAAAAGTCGAGTAAAACTTTTGTTGGCGGAACAAAAGTTGATGACCAACATGCTAGTATCGGAATGGATTTTGAAAATCAGGACAAAACTTTAACTGCCAAAAAATCATATTTCATATTAAACGATAAAATTGTCTTCTTAGGAACTGGCATTAAAAGTACTGATTCATCAAAGAATCCAGTTACAACGATTGAAAATCGCAAAGCGAATGGGTATACGTTATATACAGACGATAAACAAACAACCAATTCTGATAATCAGGAAAACAATTCAGTCTTTTTAGAGTCCACAGATACCAAAAAGAACATCGGTTATCATTTTTTAAACAAACCGAAAATAACTGTAAAAAAAGAAAGTCATACTGGTAAGTGGAAAGAAATAAATAAAAGTCAAAAGGATACACAAAAAACTGATGAGTATTATGAAGTAACTCAAAAGCATTCTAATTCTGACAATAAATATGGATATGTGTTGTATCCAGGCTTATCTAAAGATGTCTTTAAGACAAAAAAAGATGAAGTAACTGTCGTTAAGCAAGAAGATGACTTCCACGTTGTGAAAGATAATGAATCGGTTTGGGCTGGTGTTAATTATAGTAATAGCACTCAAACTTTTGACATTAACAACACTAAAGTCGAAGTTAAAGCCAAAGGTATGTTTATACTTAAAAAGAAAGATGATAACACTTATGAATGTAGCTTCTATAATCCTGAATCTACAAATTCCGCTTCAGATATTGAATCTAAAATTTCAATGACCGGTTACTCTATTACAAACAAAAATACGTCGACTTCTAATGAATCCGGCGTGCACTTTGAATTAACTAAATAA
- a CDS encoding MerR family transcriptional regulator encodes MKTKEVVALMNISQDTLRYYEKVGVIPPVNRDENGYRIYNDSDLNWIYLVKNLRNAGVSIESLIEFCRLAQLPKNENIQAQQKQILNKQLEELNENLKTIHDARDLLQYKIDNYDNHIAKINASDNYDDNVERLWERK; translated from the coding sequence ATGAAAACTAAAGAAGTCGTAGCGCTCATGAATATATCTCAAGACACTTTAAGATATTATGAAAAGGTTGGTGTGATTCCACCAGTTAATCGAGATGAAAATGGATATAGAATATATAATGATAGTGATTTAAATTGGATTTATTTAGTGAAAAATTTGCGAAATGCAGGCGTCAGTATTGAATCGCTTATCGAATTTTGCAGGTTAGCGCAGCTTCCTAAAAATGAAAATATTCAAGCACAGCAAAAGCAAATTTTAAATAAGCAACTCGAAGAATTAAATGAAAACTTAAAGACAATTCATGATGCGAGAGATTTACTACAATATAAAATTGATAATTATGATAATCATATTGCTAAAATCAATGCTAGTGATAATTATGATGACAATGTTGAACGTCTTTGGGAGAGAAAGTAA
- a CDS encoding HAD-IIB family hydrolase, whose protein sequence is MSKRLLLFDFDETYFKHNTNEEDLSHLREMEKLLEKLTNNNEVITAVLTGSTFQSVMDKMDQVNMTFKPLHIFSDLSSKMFTWNNGEYVESETYKKKVLSEPFLFEDIEDILRHISAQYNVEFIPQRAFEGNETHYNFYFHSTGNHNNDSRILEALVRYANDQNYTARFSRSNPLAGDPENAYDIDFTPSNAGKLYATQFLMRKYNIPVKSILGFGDSGNDEAYLSYLEHAYLMSNSRDEALKQKFRLTKYPYYQGITLHVKEFVEGKYDY, encoded by the coding sequence ATGTCAAAGCGTCTATTATTGTTTGATTTTGATGAAACATATTTTAAACATAATACAAATGAAGAAGATTTAAGTCATTTAAGAGAAATGGAAAAATTGTTGGAAAAACTAACTAATAATAATGAAGTGATCACTGCTGTATTGACAGGAAGTACATTTCAAAGTGTCATGGATAAAATGGATCAAGTTAATATGACGTTTAAACCATTACATATCTTTTCTGATTTGAGTTCTAAAATGTTCACTTGGAATAATGGCGAATATGTTGAATCAGAAACATATAAAAAGAAAGTCTTGAGCGAACCATTTTTATTTGAAGATATTGAAGATATATTACGTCATATTTCTGCGCAATATAATGTCGAATTTATTCCACAAAGAGCATTTGAAGGTAATGAAACACATTATAATTTTTATTTTCATTCAACAGGTAATCACAACAATGATAGTCGTATCCTAGAAGCACTTGTCAGATACGCAAATGACCAAAACTATACAGCGAGATTTAGTCGAAGCAATCCATTAGCTGGTGATCCTGAAAATGCGTATGATATTGACTTCACACCGTCAAATGCTGGAAAATTATATGCTACTCAATTTCTGATGAGGAAATATAATATACCAGTAAAATCAATATTAGGTTTTGGAGATAGCGGCAATGACGAAGCATATTTAAGCTATCTTGAACATGCATATTTGATGTCGAATAGTAGAGATGAAGCATTAAAGCAGAAATTTAGATTAACAAAATATCCATATTATCAAGGGATAACACTGCATGTTAAAGAATTTGTTGAAGGTAAGTATGATTATTGA
- the budA gene encoding acetolactate decarboxylase — MTNVLYQHGTLGTLMAGLLKGTASINELLQHGDLGIATLTGSNGEVIFLDGKAYHANEHKEFVELKGDELTPYATVTKFVADTSYETKDKSSEAVFAEIKEKMLSENLFSAVKISGLFKKMHVRMMPAQEPPYTRLIDSARRQPEQTETYVKGSVVGFFTPELFHGIGSAGFHVHFANDDRNFGGHVLDFEVEDVKVEIQNIETFEQHFPIQDKDFTKANIDYKDIADEIREAE, encoded by the coding sequence ATGACTAATGTTTTATACCAACATGGTACATTAGGCACATTAATGGCAGGATTATTAAAAGGAACTGCATCAATAAATGAATTATTGCAACATGGTGACTTAGGTATCGCTACACTAACAGGTTCAAACGGTGAGGTAATCTTTTTAGATGGAAAAGCTTACCATGCAAATGAACATAAAGAATTTGTAGAATTAAAAGGTGACGAGTTAACACCATATGCAACTGTAACTAAATTTGTAGCAGATACAAGCTATGAAACGAAAGATAAATCTTCAGAAGCAGTTTTTGCAGAAATTAAGGAAAAGATGTTGAGTGAAAATTTATTTTCAGCAGTAAAAATTTCAGGCTTATTTAAAAAAATGCATGTACGTATGATGCCGGCTCAAGAACCACCTTATACACGTTTAATCGATTCAGCTAGAAGACAACCTGAACAAACTGAAACGTATGTCAAAGGTTCAGTCGTTGGTTTCTTTACACCAGAATTATTCCATGGTATCGGATCAGCAGGATTTCATGTACACTTTGCGAATGATGATCGTAACTTTGGTGGACATGTCTTAGATTTTGAAGTAGAAGATGTTAAAGTAGAAATCCAAAATATAGAAACATTTGAACAGCATTTTCCAATTCAAGATAAAGATTTCACTAAAGCAAATATTGACTATAAAGATATTGCAGACGAAATTAGAGAAGCTGAATAA
- a CDS encoding MAP domain-containing protein, producing the protein MKLKSFVTATLALGLLSTVGAALPSHEASADSNNGYKEMTVDGYHTVPYTISVDGITALHRTYFIFPENKNVLYQEIDSKVKNELASQRGVTTEKINNAQTATYTLTLNDGNKKVVNLKKNDDAKNSIDPSTIKQIQIVVK; encoded by the coding sequence ATGAAACTAAAATCATTTGTTACTGCCACTTTAGCATTGGGATTATTATCAACGGTCGGAGCTGCATTACCGAGTCACGAAGCATCTGCAGATAGTAATAACGGCTATAAAGAAATGACTGTGGATGGTTATCACACTGTTCCTTACACAATTTCAGTAGATGGTATTACTGCATTACATCGAACTTACTTTATCTTCCCAGAAAATAAAAATGTTCTTTATCAAGAAATTGACAGTAAAGTAAAAAATGAATTAGCTTCTCAACGTGGTGTTACAACAGAAAAAATTAATAATGCCCAAACAGCAACTTATACGCTTACTTTGAATGATGGTAATAAAAAAGTAGTGAATCTAAAGAAAAATGACGACGCTAAAAATTCAATTGATCCAAGTACAATCAAACAGATACAAATTGTAGTTAAATAA
- the alsS gene encoding acetolactate synthase AlsS, whose protein sequence is MTDKKYTAADMVIDTLKNNGVEYVFGIPGAKIDYLFNALIDDGPELIVTRHEQNAAMMAQGIGRLTGKPGVVLVTSGPGVSNLTTGLLTATSEGDPVLALGGQVKRNDLLRLTHQSIDNAALLKYSSKYSEEVQDPESLSEVMTNAIRIATSGKNGASFISIPQDVISSPVESKAISLCQKTNLGVPSEQDINDVIEAIKNASFPVLLAGMRSSSAEETNAIRKLVERTNLPVVETFQGAGVISRELENHFFGRVGLFRNQVGDELLRKSDLVVTIGYDPIEYEASNWNKELETQIINIDEVQAEITNYMQPKKELIGNIAKTIEMISEKVDEPFINQQHLDELEQLRTHIDEETGIKATHEEGILHPVEIIESMQKVLTDDTTVTVDVGSHYIWMARNFRSYNPRHLLFSNGMQTLGVALPWAISAALVRPNTQVVSVAGDGGFLFSSQDLETAVRKNLNIIQLIWNDGKYNMVEFQEEMKYKRSSGVDFGPVDFVKYAESFGAKGLRVTNQEELEAAIKEGYETDGPVLIDIPVNYKDNIKLSTNMLPDVFN, encoded by the coding sequence ATGACTGATAAAAAGTACACTGCAGCCGATATGGTTATTGATACTTTGAAAAATAATGGGGTAGAATATGTTTTTGGTATTCCGGGTGCAAAGATTGACTATCTATTTAATGCTTTAATTGATGATGGTCCTGAACTTATTGTCACTCGTCATGAACAAAACGCCGCAATGATGGCGCAAGGTATTGGAAGATTAACAGGCAAACCGGGTGTAGTACTTGTTACAAGTGGTCCTGGTGTAAGTAATTTAACTACTGGATTATTAACCGCAACATCTGAAGGGGATCCTGTATTAGCGTTAGGTGGCCAAGTGAAACGTAATGATTTATTACGATTAACGCATCAAAGTATTGATAATGCTGCGCTATTAAAATATTCATCAAAATATAGTGAAGAAGTACAAGATCCTGAATCATTATCAGAAGTTATGACAAATGCAATTCGAATTGCTACTTCAGGAAAAAATGGCGCAAGTTTTATTAGTATTCCGCAAGACGTTATTTCTTCACCAGTTGAATCTAAAGCTATATCACTTTGCCAAAAAACAAATTTAGGAGTACCGAGTGAACAAGATATTAATGATGTCATTGAAGCGATTAAAAATGCATCATTTCCTGTTTTATTAGCTGGTATGAGAAGTTCAAGTGCAGAAGAAACAAATGCCATTCGCAAATTAGTTGAGCGCACGAATTTACCAGTTGTAGAAACATTCCAAGGTGCAGGTGTAATTAGTCGTGAATTAGAAAATCATTTCTTCGGTCGTGTGGGCTTATTCCGCAATCAAGTTGGTGATGAATTATTACGTAAAAGTGATTTAGTTGTTACAATCGGTTATGATCCAATTGAATACGAAGCTAGTAACTGGAATAAAGAATTAGAAACACAAATTATCAATATTGACGAAGTTCAAGCTGAAATTACTAATTATATGCAACCGAAAAAAGAGTTGATTGGTAATATTGCTAAAACGATTGAAATGATTTCTGAAAAAGTGGATGAGCCATTTATAAATCAACAACATTTAGACGAATTAGAACAATTAAGAACACATATTGATGAAGAAACTGGTATTAAAGCGACGCATGAAGAAGGAATTCTACATCCAGTGGAAATTATTGAATCTATGCAAAAGGTATTAACTGATGATACTACTGTAACAGTTGATGTTGGAAGTCACTATATTTGGATGGCACGTAATTTCAGAAGTTACAATCCAAGACATTTATTATTTAGCAATGGTATGCAAACGCTTGGTGTAGCATTACCGTGGGCAATTTCAGCTGCACTTGTGCGCCCTAATACGCAAGTTGTGTCCGTTGCTGGCGATGGTGGCTTTTTATTTTCATCACAAGATTTAGAAACGGCCGTACGTAAAAATTTAAATATCATCCAGCTTATTTGGAATGATGGAAAATATAACATGGTTGAATTCCAAGAAGAAATGAAATATAAACGTTCGTCAGGTGTAGACTTCGGTCCTGTAGATTTTGTAAAATATGCAGAATCATTTGGCGCGAAAGGTTTACGAGTTACTAATCAAGAAGAATTAGAAGCGGCAATTAAAGAGGGCTATGAAACAGATGGTCCAGTATTAATTGATATACCTGTAAATTACAAAGATAATATCAAACTTTCAACAAATATGTTACCTGACGTATTTAACTAA
- a CDS encoding M23 family metallopeptidase: MNKTNFGAYLNKSKSRKIYKIFDQNLKREFSYWQFRKLFKSYTRQSDVHELKVCTQNDGTIEQIWIDEANQFGVSVTWKDNSIIGFVMRPLINYDAIKNETTLKYAVPTTDCYEIFWGGDNELYNYHYLYPHQRYAIDLVIKENHKTYKNQGKVNTDYFCFGKDIIAPANGTVEKVVNGVQDNSIGSTNESQFLGNYIVIKHAENEYSLIAHLHQYSIIVNEGQNVKYGDIIGKVGNSGNSTEPHIHFQVMNDKNIEACTSLKIRFINNRELIKGDVVCGLQAE; this comes from the coding sequence ATGAATAAAACAAACTTTGGGGCTTATTTAAATAAAAGTAAGAGCAGGAAAATATATAAGATTTTTGATCAAAATTTGAAGCGAGAGTTTAGTTATTGGCAGTTTAGGAAACTTTTCAAATCTTATACAAGGCAGTCTGATGTACATGAATTAAAAGTGTGTACTCAAAATGATGGTACTATTGAGCAAATATGGATAGATGAAGCAAATCAATTTGGAGTGTCAGTGACTTGGAAAGATAATAGTATTATCGGATTTGTTATGCGTCCGTTAATTAATTATGATGCGATTAAGAATGAAACGACTTTAAAATACGCAGTGCCGACAACAGATTGCTATGAGATTTTTTGGGGTGGAGATAATGAATTATATAATTATCACTATTTATACCCACATCAAAGGTATGCTATTGATTTAGTTATTAAAGAAAATCATAAAACATATAAGAATCAAGGAAAAGTAAATACTGATTATTTTTGTTTTGGAAAAGATATCATTGCGCCAGCAAATGGTACAGTTGAAAAAGTAGTGAATGGGGTTCAAGACAACAGTATTGGAAGTACGAATGAATCACAGTTTTTAGGAAATTATATTGTAATTAAGCACGCAGAAAATGAGTATAGCTTAATAGCTCATTTACACCAATATTCAATCATTGTGAATGAGGGGCAAAATGTTAAATATGGTGATATCATTGGGAAGGTTGGGAATTCTGGCAATTCTACTGAACCTCATATACATTTTCAAGTAATGAATGATAAGAATATTGAAGCATGTACATCTTTAAAAATTCGATTTATAAATAATCGAGAACTTATCAAAGGGGATGTGGTCTGCGGATTACAAGCTGAATGA
- a CDS encoding aldo/keto reductase, with the protein MNHIEISKDVKIPVLGFGVFQIPQEQTAEAVKEAIKAGYRHIDTAQSYLNETEVGQGIEASGIDRSELFITTKVWIENVNYEDTIKSIERSLQRLNLDYLDLVLIHQPYNDVYGSWRALEELKENGKIKAIGVSNFGVDRIVDLGIHNQIQPQVNQIEINPFHQQEEQVAALQQENVVVEAWAPFAEGKNQLFQNQLLQAIADKYNKSIAQVILRWLVERDIVVLAKSVNPERMAQNLDIFDFELTEEDKQQIATLEESNSQFFSHADPEMIKALTSRELDV; encoded by the coding sequence ATGAATCATATTGAAATAAGTAAAGATGTAAAGATACCAGTATTAGGTTTCGGAGTATTTCAAATTCCTCAAGAACAAACAGCAGAAGCGGTTAAAGAAGCAATTAAAGCGGGTTATAGACATATTGATACAGCACAAAGTTATTTAAATGAAACTGAAGTAGGTCAAGGTATTGAAGCTTCAGGTATTGATAGAAGTGAACTATTCATTACGACTAAAGTATGGATTGAAAATGTTAACTATGAAGATACTATCAAATCAATCGAACGATCATTACAACGATTAAATTTGGACTATCTTGATCTAGTGCTTATTCACCAACCTTACAATGACGTATATGGCTCATGGCGTGCATTAGAAGAGTTAAAAGAAAATGGTAAAATTAAAGCAATCGGTGTATCTAACTTCGGCGTTGATCGAATTGTAGATTTAGGTATTCACAATCAAATTCAACCACAAGTGAACCAAATAGAAATTAATCCATTCCATCAACAAGAAGAACAAGTTGCAGCACTTCAACAAGAAAATGTTGTGGTAGAAGCTTGGGCACCATTTGCAGAAGGTAAAAATCAATTATTCCAAAATCAATTGTTGCAGGCCATTGCAGATAAATACAACAAATCAATTGCACAAGTTATTTTACGCTGGTTAGTAGAACGTGACATTGTTGTACTCGCAAAATCAGTAAATCCAGAACGTATGGCTCAAAACTTAGATATATTTGATTTTGAACTTACAGAAGAAGATAAACAACAAATTGCGACATTAGAAGAAAGTAATAGCCAATTTTTCTCACATGCTGATCCAGAGATGATTAAAGCACTTACAAGCAGAGAATTAGATGTTTAA